One stretch of Salarias fasciatus chromosome 19, fSalaFa1.1, whole genome shotgun sequence DNA includes these proteins:
- the LOC115407143 gene encoding LOW QUALITY PROTEIN: uncharacterized protein LOC115407143 (The sequence of the model RefSeq protein was modified relative to this genomic sequence to represent the inferred CDS: inserted 2 bases in 1 codon), which produces MFTPSTSPGFSIKNKLSQPGSVIKPRAQRTQNKKKNQEVQDSLSPPEGAAAPLLSFRPPGPLAVKAEEWRACAVNPWVFATVARGYRLQFAVRPPRFNGVLTSEAAGEAAEALESEISSLLSRGAIRLVPEGERNQGFYSRYFLIPKKGGSLRPILDLRFLNLHLRKYKFKMLTHKVLFQSIHPGDWFTSVDLQDAYFHISIYPAHRKYLRFAFKGTAYEYQTLPFGLSLAPRVFSKCVEAALNPMRASGLKVFVYLDDFLLCASSKEKSERDTRKLMDRLYSLGFNINPVKSCLSPTQRIEYLGLEIDSVLFRGFLSHSRVEKFRQHLASFRRGRSVSLRDCLRLSGLMASSISVIPHGLLKMRDFQRWISSLRLDARRHLRRMVRVSPECLLALRHWRDPGIFSTGVPLGAVVMRKTVTTDASLTGWGAVFGGRSVNGTWPPTLRQAHINYLELLAVFLALRHFLPLLGKCHVLVRADNTTAVAYINREGGTRSVKLHRLAQSLLLWSSEHLLSLRAAHLPGALNSGADLLSRGNPLCGEWRLNPEVLLRVWERFGRASVDLFASHKNAQCPLFFSLRDRDAPLGADAFAHPWPNALLYAFPPLXLITPTLVRVKEQQLSLILIAPYWPSRPWMAELIQLVHGQPWPLPLRTDLVSQACGQIFHPNPERLALWAWFDLLDGNKAFSTIKVYLAAISACHVGFGGAPVGQHPLIKRFMKGARRLRPVHKLPVPSWDLPTVLEALTGLPFEPLECADLRVLSLKTILLLSLTSARRIGELQASSVHASCLQFSPDYGKVTLRPNPAFVPKVSDSAHSCSTLELLAFHPPPFAGEDERRLNFLCPVRALRIYMDRTKGFQRSNQLFISWAPSHKGRALTRQRLSHWVVEAIFLAYESRGLQPPERLRAHSTRGMATSWALFKGTSVRDICAAASWASPHTFIRYYRLDVTETSLAHSVLSVGTS; this is translated from the exons ATGTTCACACCAAGCACTTCTCCtggtttttcaataaaaaacaagCTGTCGCAGCCAGGCTCAGTCATAAAGCCGAGGGCGCAGCGAacgcaaaacaaaaagaaaaatcaagaagtGCAGGACAGTCTGTCTCCCCCAGAGGGTGCAGCTGCTCCATTGTTGAGCTTCAGGCCACCGGGCCCTCTCGCTGTCAAAGCAGAGGAGtggcgcgcatgcgcagtgaaCCCGTGGGTGTTTGCAACGGTTGCCAGGGGTtacaggctgcagttcgctGTGAGGCCGCCCCGCTTCAACGGTGTGCTGACGTCAGAAGCTGCAGGGGAAGCCGCGGAGGCTTTAGAGAGCGAAATATCTTCTCTGTTAAGCCGCGGGGCAATTCGCCTTGTaccggagggagagagaaatcaGGGGTTTTATTCCCGGTATTTCCTCATTCCAAAGAAAGGAGGTTCATTGCGTCCGATCCTGGATCTGCGGTTCCTCAATCTACACCTCCGAAAGTACAAATTCAAAATGCTCACACACAAGGTTCTGTttcaatccattcatccaggCGACTGGTTCACTTCAGTGGATCTGCAGGATGCTTATTTTCATATAAGCATATATCCCGCACACAGGAAATATCTCAGGTTTGCGTTCAAGGGAACGGCTTACGAGTATCAGACCCTGCCTTTTGGGCTGTCACTCGCCCCGAGAGTTTTCAGCAAGTGTGTGGAAGCAGCCCTGAACCCGATGCGAGCATCGGGCCTAAAAGTGTTCGTGTATCTGGACGATTTTCTCCTCTGTGCATCCAGCAAAGAGAAATCGGAGAGGGATACGCGGAAGCTGATGGACAGGCTGTACAGCTTGGGGTTCAATATAAACCCCGTAAAGAGCTGTTTGTCTCCCACTCAGAGGATCGAGTATTTGGGCCTCGAAATAGACTCTGTTTTATTTCGGGGTTTTCTGTCCCATTCTCGAGTGGAGAAATTTCGCCAACACCTGGCTTCATTTCGGAGAGGACGTTCAGTGTCGTTGCGGGACTGTCTCCGGCTGTCAGGGCTGATGGCGTCATCAATATCTGTCATTCCGCACGGGCTGCTGAAAATGAGGGATTTTCAGCGCTGGATATCTTCCCTGCGTCTGGACGCACGACGTCACCTCAGGCGTATGGTGAGGGTTTCCCCGGAATGCCTCCTGGCTCTCCGTCACTGGAGGGACCCGGGGATATTCTCAACCGGCGTCCCGTTGGGAGCGGTTGTGATGAGGAAGACAGTTACAACCGATGCCTCGTTAACGGGGTGGGGAGCGGTTTTCGGGGGGAGGTCAGTGAACGGGACCTGGCCCCCGACGCTCCGTCAGGCTCATATAAACTATTTGGAGCTGTTGGCTGTGTTCCTAGCCCTCAGACATTTTCTGCCCCTCCTGGGAAAGTGTCATGTGCTGGTCAGAGCGGACAACACGACAGCAGTGGCCTACATAAACAGGGAAGGAGGCACTCGCTCCGTAAAATTACACAGACTGGCTCAGAGTCTGTTATTATGGAGCAGCGAACACCTGTTATCGCTGCGCGCAGCGCATCTTCCGGGTGCACTGAACAGCGGGGCAGATTTACTCTCCAGGGGAAATCCCTTGTGCGGAGAGTGGAGACTGAACCCCGAGGTGCTTCTCCGGGTGTGGGAGAGATTCGGCCGAGCGTCCGTAGATCTCTTCGCATCGCACAAAAACGCGCAGTGTCCCCTATTCTTCTCATTACGAGACAGGGACGCGCCTCTGGGGGCGGACGCGTTTGCGCACCCGTGGCCAAACGCGCTGTTGTATGCTTTTCCCCCTCT TCTCATCACTCCAACGCTGGTCAGagtgaaagagcagcagctttcattAATCCTGATAGCTCCTTACTGGCCCAGCAGGCCGTGGATGGCGGAGCTGATACAGCTCGTACACGGCCAGCCATGGCCGTTACCGTTACGCACGGACTTGGTGTCGCAAGCGTGCGGGCAGATTTTTCATCCGAACCCCGAACGTCTGGCTCTCTGGGCTTGGTTC GACTTATTGGACGGCAATAAAGCTTTTTCCACCATTAAGGTCTATTTGGCCGCTATTTCAGCGTGTCACGTGGGCTTTGGAGGTGCGCCTGTCGGGCAGCATCCTCTAATTAAGAGGTTTATGAAGGGGGCGCGTCGGCTGCGTCCCGTGCATAAACTCCCGGTCCCGTCATGGGATTTACCCACGGTTCTGGAGGCGCTCACAGGATTGCCCTTTGAGCCGTTAGAATGTGCAGATTTAAGAGTGCTCTCTCTTAAAACtatcctgctgctgtctttaaCGTCAGCTAGGCGGATAGGTGAGTTACAGGCTTCGTCTGTGCACGCCTCCTGCCTTCAGTTCTCCCCAGATTATGGGAAGGTTACATTACGTCCTAACCCGGCGTTTGTGCCTAAGGTTAGTGATTCTGCACACAGCTGTTCCACGCTTGAGCTGCTCGCTTTTCACCCACCGCCGTTTGCAGGGGAGGATGAGCGGCGGCTCAATTTCCTTTGTCCTGTGAGAGCGTTACGCATCTACATGGACAGGACTAAGGGATTTCAGAGGAGCAACCAGCTCTTCATATCGTGGGCTCCCTCCCATAAGGGGAGGGCCCTGACGCGGCAGCGCCTGTCACATTGGGTGGTGGAGGCTATATTCTTGGCGTATGAAAGTCGTGGTTTGCAGCCCCCGGAGAGGCTGCGGGCCCACTCCACCAGGGGCATGGCCACCTCATGGGCCCTGTTTAAGGGCACATCTGTGAGGGACATTTGTGCCGCTGCCAGCTGGGCGtccccacacacattcatcCGATATTACAGGCTGGACGTGACCGAGACATCTCTGGCTCATTCAGTCCTGAGTGTGGGTACATCTTAA